A genomic region of Desulfobulbaceae bacterium contains the following coding sequences:
- the clpS gene encoding ATP-dependent Clp protease adapter ClpS, with protein MSNKTVTKHKGWVEDRAQDSLVEPPQFKVLLHNDDYTTMDFVVMILQTVFNKDMVTATEIMLNVHKAGVGVAGVYTRDVAETKVAVVHELSRKNEHPLKCTMEEV; from the coding sequence ATGTCAAATAAGACCGTGACCAAGCATAAGGGGTGGGTTGAAGACAGGGCGCAAGACAGCTTGGTTGAGCCTCCACAATTTAAGGTCTTGCTCCATAATGATGACTATACCACTATGGATTTTGTAGTGATGATTCTGCAAACCGTGTTCAACAAAGACATGGTGACGGCGACAGAAATCATGCTTAACGTTCATAAAGCCGGAGTTGGTGTAGCTGGGGTCTATACCCGGGATGTTGCCGAAACGAAGGTAGCGGTGGTCCATGAGTTGTCTCGCAAGAACGAGCATCCGCTCAAGTGTACAATGGAAGAGGTGTGA